In Vanessa cardui chromosome 4, ilVanCard2.1, whole genome shotgun sequence, the DNA window CGTTGTTTTCTCCAGTAAGTTTCTGGAACAATATTGAAGTTAAATTGCCGctcttttgtatgtataattttgataaatgttgTCAGAAACTTTAAACATAACCAACGCAGTGAAGTCTGAAACGTGGCATGTCTAAAACTTCTAATTCTAAAATATGATACCCAGAGATAACTACATAAACACATCTCACCTACAGCCAAACACTTCTTGATCAAATCCAAACAGTTTTTCGTGAACGCTGCATGCAATAGAAGAGAGAAGAATAGAGTGCAGATTTTAGAATGCGGGAAGGTGGACATAGCTTTAATTTGCTTACGGTGCGTTCTAGACTAAAATGTTAACTACCAATTTTAAGTTTATACGTATTAGACAAatctatttcttatttatagtgCCTTTTTCGCTTTTTAACATACATAATGCATTGTATTAGCTTTGTAAAgaatatctgtttttttttttagttttagacGAAAAACAGTTCAACAATACTCGTAACTATTCATAATGGATGAACATACTGTCGCGGTATACTATCATCTAAATTATTCATGCTACACGCACGCATATGACGAAATTGGCGTCAGAAGTGAGCATTACTAAATTagttataacaaattataaatgtagcttatattttatgttatttaactaCCAAATGACTTTTATGTTAgcattctatttataaatttattaaatatacagtcCTCTTTTTTGGTTCGAGCCTAGAAGATAGGAAAGATATTGTAAGATTATTGTGTTCATAAAAGTTATCAATGGCGAAGTCTAGATTGGTACTTACGTTTTAAATCGCGCAACGGAATCCCGACTGGGCTGTAAATCTTTAACTGGAGGACTAGTGCACAGTGGGGGCGAATGGGTATCTTGAATTGAAGGGATTCTCGGTGGCTGTGGAGATGTTTTAGAGGGGAGAATGGATATTTTATTAGCGGAGTGAGCGCCAGGGAGGCCCGAAGGCGGTGTTTGAGGTGAGAGCAGTTCTTCCGATCCTCGCGCTGGACTCCCGAAACCAGATTCACTGTTAGAGACAGAAGAACAGTTCGTTAAAGTAGCCAAcatcacattttaattttttttatttaaggttcTTATTATTGTACCTCAAACGTTTTTGTAttcttgatttaaattaattgcatGAATGTTAAAGTACAcaattttgttgaatttaaaaactggtttttttaatatgatatgatagTTTAGAGTTTGCATATTGCGAGTTCTTACTTTTTTGAATAACAGTGAGCCGAAATATGGTCAGCGATTGACGACGTAGAAAAGCATAAATGTATTAtgaaattatgtacatattttctatttatcacGATACCACCGTCTGTTATGGCCACCATAAATACGTTCTCAAATCAAATTTACAGGAATGGAAATTTATATTccacataatatattttgactacctccatggtcgagtggtatgtacaccggttttcatgggtacgccactccgaggtcccaggttcgattcccggccgagtcgacgtagattaccattagttttctatgttctcttgggtctgggtgtttgtggtaccgtcgttacttctgatttccataacacaagtgcttcagctacttacattgggttcagagtaatgtatgtgatgttgtctcatatttatttatttaatatataatatcagcaAGGTGAGGATCAAGTTGTGTTTGCCTATTGTAGCAATGCTGGTGGACTGGTAGATGTTGAGAGATGAGACCTACCAACTGACACCAAAACTACTCACGAGGTTTTATTGTGGTTtagttactttaaaatataaagcccAAATATTTCATTTAGCGTTTTTGCCATGCGTCATAAAAGAATGAAAGtcgttaaaggaaaacattatggGTAACTTTAggtgaattaaaatgaattccATTTTTTGCCAAACTCACCTTCACTTGCAACTTGAAAATTTTAGAACAAAATGTTCTAACATTTTCAAGTTATATATGAATCATTGAGGTTAGAAAATAGCGTGTGACTCTTTCACGGAAGGTATCTACAGTCGCTAGGGAATTACGTGAATGCGCTCTCAAAACATTTCATACCTACTTTTAGTTTTAGGCTTTAGTTTATTCAAGTGTTTTGTATCGCTCTAAAAAACGTTGTATGTTCATACTAAATATGTTTACGAGCAAACAAATaacctaaaataaacttttattaaattagctttaatattatatactataatacaattctatttacaataaatagaagtattttaattttattggcaAACTAGTTAAGTGTGAGGTATATAACATTTGTGTTTTGcttgcaattaaattttcaGACGCCCTAACAAACAGACGAAAGATCATTTTTTCAATTAACGAGAACacgataaattattaacttccttattaattgataaaattttccTATATTGTCTGTTTATGGAATGGAATTGTTTTGGAATGTCATTCCATTTTCAGAAAATGGAATGAATTTCCCACATTGTTAGATTGTTTGTCAATGTGACGTATATCATTTGGGTAGGGGTCATGACCTCTATGATCCCTATGACGTCTCTCGAATCACGTCTGAATGTATGTCAACACAACAATAAAGTTACAGTATCATGTGGCCGGTCAAGCTTACCTGGCATGAGACTCCGGGACATCCAAGGAGACGCCGGCACTCGGCGTGTCTACGCTCTGCGATATATCCAGGGAGACAGAGAGGCCGGTGGTAGTGTCGAGGGACACGGAGGGCGCGGTGCGATCAGGGGAGGTGGTGGTGTCGGGGTGCGCCGTGGACTCCGTGTCGGGCGTCACGGGCGCCGCGTCCAGGATGTACACGTGTTCATGACCGATGTCAGTCGGGTAGTGAAGGTTCTCCTGGGCTTTGTCGATGCGGAAGAAGCGTTCCGCTGTCACGGCTgagagataataataattattttgttattttctcTAGCACGAATTCTATTCGAAATAGTACTGACTATGCTCTGTTATAAACAAACACATtcacaagaataaaaaaaagtaaagtaacagcctgtacatttcccactgctgagataaggcctcctcttccattacggagaggttttggaacatattccaccacgctgttccaatgcggattggtggaatgcacatgtggcagaatttcgctgaaattagacacatgcaggtttcctcacaatgttttccttcatcgccttCACAAGAATAAAAGCTGCGAATACATATgttgttaaattataacaatggGCTTAGCTATGTAGCTATGgacatatgtttataattagaacgaaaatataattaaaaatagagtaGCTGGATTAAAAATCATGACTTTGAGTTTATTTGTAATCCACTCATTAATTCCACGCAATGTGTACAGATAACATTAAGTCGACTatgaactaattttttttataaaaaattttatGAACACGCACTCCTAACCCCCGAGCTTTAGGtacagaaatattaattttttaatgtaattttacctaattattaaaaaaacataagtatTAAAACCGAACGAGTGAGGTCGTTACTCGTGTACTTACAGTCTACGAACCACCAATCGACGAGGTTTGAGTATGTATGAGATTCTTTGATCATATTCTGAATGAGAGTTCGCATTTGCTCCAAGTCGGCGGCCGGATTTACGTCCAAAGTGCCGATCCGTTCCGCTGGAATGatgaacattttttacaaatcgaCATCAATAGGGAACGAAAGGACTCTTAAAGACTTTATCTGAAATTATCGATACTTAAAATGTCGTCAACTTATTTGAACGTTTCTCTGAAATATTTCTCGTTTTACGTAGAGTGTAATAACACAATTCTTCACTCCAATTTGTCTCTGTATGTCTCAGGTGCGGTAAAAATGGGGTATAATAGAGACCTGTTCGTTCAAGACGGTGTCGATAAAAAGCGTAAGAAATTGGGTCTAAGTAAGTTTTACTCGTGTTATAAAAGCGTGGTTGGTGTCTTGTTATTCCTGTTGTACGTAAAGCGTATTATTTACCTGTTTTCGCTAACAACTCCTTGTCGTAATGATGACGTTCGTAGTCCGCCATTGTTATGAGATTCACGGTGAGCGTAAGTTTATCGAGTGTTGTTTGTCTACAAAATATATTCGAGTCACTCTCatgttaaaaaacataaatgaatgaattaaattttcacaatcacattttaatgaatttacaTGATCAAAACCATTTCGATGGATTCAAAacgcataattattttattttcattatcgtTCATGTCAGCTgtgataattactttaaaataattatatttaatattgatagcTATTACGTGACGTTTAAgagtaaaatatgaattactcataataattattagtgaaaattttaaatcgttttttaaTCATTCGACTAAAAGAACAGGATAAAGATTGTGTCATGTATATGATGATTTAGTATatctttatgttatatttaattaactttttattcttGGGTAACTTACGGCACGAGAACTCTGCCGGGTTTCTTCTTCGCCAACATGATGGCCTGATTTAATATACACAGTGTTATCACCGAGGGAGCGAGTCTGCACGCCTCGCCGTCGACTTGCATCGGTATCACCTTGGTGGTCACGATCTTAGCAGTTTTACATTGCGTGATACAAGTGCCGTGTCCGCCCGCTTGCAGTAGAGgctatacatacaaaatgacATATATTTAGCAAATATGTACAGTGTCTTATTAAGAtacgacttttttattttataaaacttttccgTAAATATATTAGGATATCACGCgttaaagaattatataaaatgtaagtacttatataatttttttaaagtgttttttttttctgctttATTAATACGATGTGCTCGATTTCATATTTTTTCCTTTGACCacgtaatactttaaatatgagacaatatgagacaacatcacatacattactctgatcccaatgtaagtagctgaagcacttgtgttatggaaatcagaagtaacgacggcaccacaaacacccagacccaagacaacatagaaaaccaatggtaatctacatcgactcggccgggaatcgaacccgggacctcagagtggcgtacccatgaaaaccggtgtacacacctctcgaccatggaggtcgtcaaaatacagttttattatttgaattaaggcAAAACACATTATGCTTCTCGCAAAGGTCATATGAATATAACGTATCGTAATAATGTATCTCAAACAATCTCTAAACAAAAATCCGCCACATTCAAGTCAaaggttaaaatatttatacattaataagcGTTAAGGTTGCAAAAGAAACTCAGTCTATAGAGACGAGAAGTCTGCATTTCTAGTGGTAAAAATACAGATCTAAGTTTGTGTTAGAGAGTCCACTTACTGTTAACGGTGCAAAGTCCGTACATTTTGTAAATCGGTGATAATTTTGACAGGTCTAATGATGTCATTAGACTTATCAAAATTATCATGTGAATATCGATAATTTAatctctttatataaataatttaatcgaatacaaattggaaataataatatcgcGCCAATCCgcgtaaatacatatattcagaTTTGAAGGTGTGTCTCATAAACTTTTATATCGTTTTTGGCCGCATTATGctgagttttatattaattaatacaaaattaataaattaattagttagaTAATTAACCTATAAACATTtccttacatattttttaaaaattccttggcatatattttacttgaaaaagataaatttgatggcatatttttaaattcataaaacttaattataaacttaattataccgagctttaaattttaaagagctCTCATCATTTTATACggttaagattttaatttatatttttaacaagattATTCATCAACCAAGGAACCGAAAAATACAGTGACACTTTACATAATTGaaaagttaaacaaaacaaacatcaTCAAAGTATTAGGGTTTACCAATTGATAAGTTGTTAATCCCACAACTTCTATTAGACCGTCTTCGGTTGAAGGCTCAGATGTTCCTCCAGACTTATTCCATGGATGTGTTCCGCCCCCATAGCTGCAACAATGTAAATTAaccattttacttttatttcagtgttttaattacattttcctATATTAATTTGATAGAATAATCGATATCGAGAAGTACAAattgtatattacaaaaatgttaaaatttgcAACCATCGGAAATAGTCTAACCTTGGAATGTTTAAGAATACAATGGCATGCACTTTATGTTCCCTCAACACGGGCGTGTAATCCTTGCCGTCACACTCCATGGTGACGAAGTCGGCCAGACCTTTCCATTTCCGCTGCATCAAGTCCTTTCCGCCGGCAGTTCCGTAAAACAACTTATTCCTGATACGAGAGTTGAATTTTTCGGGATGCGcctctaaaataattttatcaaattaaaaaacaaattcgtcattatgttacaaataaagTAATCCTACTAAATTCGACGATgtgaataacaataaaaaaaaaatcaaaatcaaaatcaaagtatactttattcaagtgggcttttacaagcacttttgaatcgtcatttaacaattaagtgaagctaccaccggttcggaaagtagattctaccgagaagaaccggcaagaaactcagtagttactctttttcaacatttaaaaaaatacagtcatgttagttaatttttaagttaatagaattattaaattaatatatcctgcctggaagtcaacaggtattaattccacgcttttttatcatctacaaaatcttgtatcgaataatacgcctttttcaccaatgtattttttataaacgatttgaatttacgagacggcaaagttaaaaatgtctgtggaattttattatagaaatggataccttgccccaagattataaataaaccgaattgctcttttttgtaaaataaagacagattcaatgtctgcagcgttaccccaaagtaatatgccatatgacataatactgtgaaaataaccaaaataattaACATGTCTTGATTTCCttgattaaaatcatttatagcTTCTCTCTCTGATTAAAAGTGTGTTACAATTATAAAAGAGACTCCGTTATTTACCTCTCGCCTCGTGAAATTCAAGAGCAATATGCGCGTCAACGCCGAACGAGAAGTAATTGTTGACGACATTGAGTGGCAGCTCCGGCTTAGCGTTGCTCGTGTCTTCCCCAGAAGCCGCTTCGTTGGGCTCGACTTTTAACTGCCATCGATCCAGCAACACTGTGTCACTTTCGCCGATATGAGCCAAGATTTTGGATATCGGCTCGTCCTCGTAAccctttataaaaaataatttaattaatacaaacgtAGTATAAAACGACGTCTCTAAATATTGATAACAAAACGCACATGTGTATGACAAGCAGTTTGCGAACAAAACACAAAACGATCTCGTTAAGAACGATATAAGAAAGTCTatctatctaaaaataaatctgcGATCGTATCTGAAGCCAAATAAATTGCAAAACGTCACTCGCTTTTCTCAggtaaatgtgaaaatatttctattttgatattacaacaTGCCGAggcaatatattaattttattttatatttgcttttgtaaatagattaaaaatatgaacCGAGATTGCCCGAATATTAAGGATTGACAAACTGACTGATCTCTGGTCTAGTCATAAATAAATgctatataattttgaaaatgtaatatttactttattataaaaatataaaactaaaaattatatgaGTGTAGATAAtccacaatttataaaatatcaaatttaataatatttctgaactaaaaatataacagtGTATATTAACAGTAGTATAACAGTTAAATAGTTTTGTAAGAAACTTAAGTTaaacgttaattattattatttaaattctttcgCACTTGTCAActgtaaagtattaatataatttagaattgCATACTTTGAAAATTGTGAAACTGAATAAATtagcatatatttataaatgaatatattttataatccaaATTACGGTAGTTACACATGCATCTAAGCCAATGTTTTGTTGTTGTCCCCACTAGCATTCATCCGATTTCGAAGAAACTTTGGTTTGTTGTTATATGCACacacgcgaccgttgtgatatTGTGCCATTATCGTACAAAGGCCCCACGTGACTTGTATCCGATAATTACttgcataaattaaaagaaacagtGAATAACTTGCCAGTCAATAATATAGTTTAGATGTTTTAATGGTTATCGAAAagttaaagataattttagccataatttgtttctttttttaactaaataaatatcttttatgtTCTTGTGTAAAGGTTCAAATTTCAAATCggtttatatgataaaaataaatataacacatttATCCTTTTTAATCTTTCAAGCTTCATAAGATAAGCTTGATGTTTGAAATCATATGTACATGTTCATCGAACAGAGATATTGTTAGTTCGTTCTTCGTTGATGTGGTTTAGGTAAAGCGCTTAACTTCGCTCGAGAGCACACACCGTGACTTCCTTTTAATGATAGAACTCACATACAGGTACAACAAGTGAAACAGCGTAGACTGTGAccgctaaataaatatattatataaacgaatGCGCTCGACGACATCAGcctatcatttttatttaatcgatatatattaaagtcaatagtcaaagtcaaaaacctttattcaaaatggaagtgtttacgctttcttattgattgtcgaaaatctaccaccggttcggaatataatgctcagacctgagaagcaccggcgaaagaaactcagcgggatgtatattttttttataatatcaatttacatacaataataaacatatttttgttatttgaaacagcctggaggcgatcatccaTTCCCaagatattaaagtaaaaaatattcatcaatcattgaaataatttaaacgcCGTTAATGTAAGCGAGAACGTGAGTATcctttttgataatataaatcGAAAGAGTACGTCATATACAAGCTTTTATAGTATGCCAGCTAATCCTTGATATGACAGCACGGCGGCCGTAAAATTGTGCGGGTTTGTACGTAATCACTCACCCCGCCCCAGCCGAGCGCTCTCGCGAGATCATTCCCTGTGCCCAGTGGGAGCACGCCTACGGCTGGCCGCGATCCAATCCTGTCGAGTACACTTAGAACCCATCCAACAGTACCGTCACCACCACATGCGAGCACACGCAAATTGGGCACCTTTCGAAACATTTCCAAtctgaaaaaataatactaatttatataacgGATCAAGATTAAATCTAAATCAATTTCACATATTTCTAATTTCGACTAATTCTTGCTATTGCAATATGTTATGATCAGATCATTGAAAATCCAGCTTTGTTTCCAAATTGAATGCAGTTTGACTAGGTTATTTGGAACAATAATGTTGAGCGTACCTAATCAATGCATGATTGAATATCTAAGTGTAATCAAGTAATTAATCTAACAATCCTCATCTACATTTTAATTCAACCATATTAAAATGTAGATTACGATTGTTGGATTCCAGGGGCAGTATgtatgtgttatatattatgttaatactgTTTATGGTATTGTGGCGTGTGAAAACAATGACCACGTAAAACACGAGAGTTActtgatataaaaaatcaagtTAAGTActtaagcaaaatataaactAACGTTTTTAGAAACGATTTCGCGTTAACAGGTTAGGCGGCgtatataagataaaattttatcaaattgacgCATAAAATTTTGACAAGGAATTTAATGAAGACTTCAATTAAAGGGTCAGGACTTTTGaggaaattgatttttaaaacaatttaaaactcTGAAACACGGAAGGTTGAATTTGAGGTCCAAATGCCTGTTaaccatattatttaattataatttatttgccgCATTTTAGATATAAGCATATATCATTTAGAGTACGCAAGAGTCAGAAAAGGCTATAGTACTATcgaacacatatatatttaaaccaaGTAAAGaaaaacactattaaaaaaagatacagaCTAGTAATaactaatagaaataaatagcaGTAAACGTATAGTTTCTGTCTACAAAACTCATGATAAGACCTTCACAAGATTTAAATTGGACCATTTCGGATAAATCTCtttcgaacaaaaaaataatttgcaaatcCGGTGTGACACAGTTATgacttacataaaaaaaaaacatttgaattaagaacCTCTTTCTACTTGCGTTTATTACCTAaccaaatatatcaaaatctctttacatcaaataaaaatgaacactATCAAAAGCaccataaaacataaaaaaaaaactaaaaaaaaggaTACCTAAAGGCTGGACATAACTGATCTGCTGTTTATAATGAaccatttttacaataatagtaaTACAACATCACAGATTTTAGGGAAACTACCTAAACTATGTAATCATCATTTACGGCTTTAACTACAATTTTTGGTTTTTCAAACTTACCCTCAGAGGTTTCCTatcatggttttttttttacttttctacaTGTTACATTACGTATAGAAATTTACgcattaaaacattttgatattGAAATCAGCTATTAGtacctttaattattattctaattgcGTCTTTGAatggtttaataatattttaagtaattgccatgtgaaatattaattaatgaataaataacattgCTGAAAGCAAATAATTACCTTCTAGTTAACAATGATTACCAAACGTGTGTGATAACAACCAAGACGGAGGCAGTATGTTTACAAAGCGTTAGTTTGTACTtggcattattaataatagggGACTTAAGAAACTTATAAAGTATGCAAAGTTTGCAAATGTGTCTACAATATAGTATGGGAAACTAGCTTTATTTTGTAAGAGCTGGTCTATATGACTATTCAAAACAACTATTAGATgagaaagtatttattttgtgaatatattgttcccataaaaaaaattggttataGTGTCTAAAGTGATATTTTAGACTAGACAAACTATAAGTCAGTATAAGGTCCTAAAGCGAAGAGTCCGGCTTTCAAGTCACTCAAGGAAACCACTATATTCTGAACTGTAATGGAAAATAAGAAACCaagtaatatatgaaaatattatcttgAATTTATACGTTAACTTcgtcatattttaaatgtatagtcTCCTTTTCTTGTTTCACATTTTGATAGTCGCCCTGGGAATACCAGAAGTAATTACAAGAGCGGCCGCAAGAAGCTCTTAGTTGTTAATATGTTTACGTTAGGCcactaacaaaacaaaataatatttgattgtttAGGTCGATAATAACTcgatatgtttgtttgttattaagcATAACCAATCTATTACTGTTATTATTGGTTCTCATCTTTTCTTCAACATTGACAAATGTTTTTTCCCCGACGAAAGTAATCAATCCAC includes these proteins:
- the LOC124544060 gene encoding eye-specific diacylglycerol kinase isoform X5, which encodes MLAWGTGRGGAGSSRCPALPVPVEGVSSEDDSEYDSQGALLAGAVARARRRHAIKLKRKSKIAFRASSRRTSESAGGGARVLRSTPDWSDTAISGEHLWSPTSVSGDCCYVGETECQKHGARMKCSACKIVAHTACIDILIDRVQFTCKPTFRDVGVRQYREQTLTHHHWVHRRTEKGKCKACGKSFRRSCCGWCLMPQRSVDKAIELHDEIGDSSLQAKLSFSSKEIVALSCSWCKDAYHNKESCFNLQRIGEECSLGTQSNIIVPPAWIVKLPRRGSFKSSLRKSPKKKSTAKKKGKDSKSEQKTFVIKPIPTANVKPVLVFINPKSGGNQGVRLLQKFQWLLNPRQVFDLTQGGPGPGLEMFRKVPNLRVLACGGDGTVGWVLSVLDRIGSRPAVGVLPLGTGNDLARALGWGGGYEDEPISKILAHIGESDTVLLDRWQLKVEPNEAASGEDTSNAKPELPLNVVNNYFSFGVDAHIALEFHEAREAHPEKFNSRIRNKLFYGTAGGKDLMQRKWKGLADFVTMECDGKDYTPVLREHKVHAIVFLNIPSYGGGTHPWNKSGGTSEPSTEDGLIEVVGLTTYQLPLLQAGGHGTCITQCKTAKIVTTKVIPMQVDGEACRLAPSVITLCILNQAIMLAKKKPGRVLVPQTTLDKLTLTVNLITMADYERHHYDKELLAKTAERIGTLDVNPAADLEQMRTLIQNMIKESHTYSNLVDWWFVDSVTAERFFRIDKAQENLHYPTDIGHEHVYILDAAPVTPDTESTAHPDTTTSPDRTAPSVSLDTTTGLSVSLDISQSVDTPSAGVSLDVPESHASESGFGSPARGSEELLSPQTPPSGLPGAHSANKISILPSKTSPQPPRIPSIQDTHSPPLCTSPPVKDLQPSRDSVARFKTVHEKLFGFDQEVFGCRNLLEKTTDALLKAAKVGDLKMMKELHGAGYSLLSIDASGQTALHIAARYGNKEIVKYLIASAPSAILDMRDNERGQTALHKAAAHRRRAICCMLVAGGAALARPDRAGLTPRLLALRAEDHDLAAYLESQEHFQIVSEDLETPV